A genome region from Pseudomonas anguilliseptica includes the following:
- a CDS encoding branched-chain amino acid ABC transporter substrate-binding protein gives MNKATKQISKLFAAMAMAGVASYSVAADTIKIGLAGPVTGAVAQYGEMQFIGAKMAIEQINKAGGVNGAMLEGVVYDDACDPKQAVAVANKIVNDEVKFVVGHLCSSSTQPASDIYEDEGILMVTAASTSPDITSRGYELVFRTIGLDSLQGPTAGNFIADHVKPKAVAVIHDKQQYGEGIATAVKQTLESKGTKVVLFEGINAGDKDFSAMVAKLKQAGVDFIYYGGYHPELGLLLRQSAEKGLSAKFMGPEGVGNKEISAIAGPASEGLLVTLPKSFDQDPRNQALVDAFKAKNEDSSGPFVFPAYAAVQVIAEGITKAGDTDTAKVAAALRASSFDTPTGTLAFDEKGDLKDFSFVVYEWHQDGTKSEAK, from the coding sequence ATGAACAAGGCTACTAAGCAGATTTCCAAACTGTTTGCCGCCATGGCCATGGCTGGCGTTGCCAGCTACTCGGTAGCGGCTGACACCATCAAAATTGGCCTGGCAGGCCCAGTCACCGGCGCCGTCGCGCAATACGGTGAAATGCAGTTCATCGGTGCCAAGATGGCCATCGAGCAGATCAACAAGGCCGGCGGGGTGAACGGCGCAATGCTCGAAGGTGTGGTCTATGACGACGCCTGTGATCCGAAGCAAGCCGTTGCCGTAGCCAACAAGATCGTCAACGACGAAGTTAAATTCGTGGTTGGCCACCTCTGCTCCAGCTCCACTCAGCCAGCGTCCGACATCTACGAAGACGAAGGCATCCTGATGGTCACTGCCGCGTCCACCAGCCCGGACATCACCTCGCGCGGCTACGAGCTGGTGTTCCGCACCATCGGCCTGGACAGCCTGCAAGGCCCAACCGCGGGCAACTTCATCGCTGACCACGTCAAGCCAAAAGCCGTTGCAGTAATCCACGACAAGCAGCAGTACGGTGAAGGCATTGCCACCGCGGTCAAGCAGACCCTGGAAAGCAAAGGCACCAAGGTTGTTCTGTTCGAAGGCATCAACGCCGGCGACAAGGACTTCTCCGCAATGGTCGCCAAGCTCAAGCAAGCCGGCGTGGACTTCATCTACTACGGTGGCTACCACCCAGAACTGGGCCTGCTGCTGCGTCAGTCGGCTGAGAAAGGCCTGAGCGCCAAGTTCATGGGCCCAGAAGGCGTAGGCAACAAGGAAATCTCGGCCATCGCCGGCCCAGCTTCCGAAGGCCTGCTGGTTACCCTGCCGAAGTCGTTCGACCAGGACCCACGCAACCAGGCGCTGGTTGATGCGTTCAAAGCCAAAAATGAAGACTCCAGCGGTCCATTCGTGTTCCCGGCTTACGCCGCAGTACAAGTGATCGCCGAAGGCATCACCAAGGCTGGCGATACCGACACCGCTAAAGTGGCCGCAGCCCTGCGTGCCAGCAGCTTCGACACCCCAACTGGCACCCTGGCCTTCGACGAGAAGGGCGATCTGAAAGACTTCAGCTTCGTCGTCTACGAATGGCACCAGGACGGCACCAAGTCCGAAGCCAAGTAA
- a CDS encoding IS5 family transposase, translating to MKQMTFADAEYAGKRKQTRKELFLIEMDRVVPWKGLIALIDPHYPKGEGGRPAYPLMAMLRVHLMQNWLGYSDPAMEEALYETTILRQFAGLSLERIPDETTILNFRRVLEKNELAAGILAVINGYLGDRGLSLRQGTIVDATLINAPSSTKNKDGKRDPEMHQTKKGNQYYFGMKAHIGVDDKSGLVHSVVGTAANVADVTQVDKLLHGDENVVCTDAGYTGVEKRPEHEGRKVIWQVAARRSTYKKLDKRSALYKAKRKIEKAKAQVRAKVEHPFRVIKRQFGYVKTRFRGLAKNTAQLVTLFALSNLWMARRHLLATAGEVRP from the coding sequence ATGAAGCAGATGACCTTCGCCGATGCCGAGTACGCCGGCAAGCGCAAGCAGACCCGCAAAGAGTTGTTCCTGATCGAGATGGATCGGGTGGTGCCGTGGAAGGGCTTGATTGCCCTGATCGATCCACATTACCCCAAGGGTGAAGGCGGTCGCCCGGCGTACCCGTTGATGGCGATGCTGCGTGTTCATCTGATGCAAAACTGGCTCGGTTACAGCGATCCTGCGATGGAAGAGGCGCTGTACGAAACGACCATTCTGCGGCAGTTCGCCGGGTTGAGCCTGGAGCGTATCCCTGACGAAACCACCATCCTCAACTTCCGTCGCGTACTGGAAAAAAACGAACTGGCGGCTGGCATCTTGGCTGTGATCAACGGCTACCTGGGGGATCGCGGCCTGTCCCTGCGCCAGGGCACCATCGTCGATGCGACGTTGATCAATGCGCCCAGCTCGACCAAAAACAAAGACGGTAAACGCGACCCGGAGATGCACCAGACCAAGAAGGGCAACCAGTACTACTTCGGCATGAAGGCCCACATCGGTGTGGATGACAAGTCTGGACTGGTGCACAGCGTGGTGGGCACGGCGGCCAACGTGGCGGACGTCACCCAGGTGGATAAGCTGCTGCATGGCGACGAGAACGTGGTTTGTACCGACGCAGGTTACACCGGTGTGGAAAAGCGTCCGGAGCATGAGGGTCGGAAGGTTATCTGGCAGGTGGCGGCACGCCGCAGCACCTACAAGAAACTCGATAAGCGCAGCGCGCTATACAAAGCCAAGCGCAAGATCGAGAAGGCCAAAGCCCAGGTGCGCGCCAAGGTCGAGCACCCGTTTCGGGTGATCAAGCGGCAGTTCGGCTATGTGAAGACGCGCTTCCGCGGCCTGGCCAAGAACACGGCGCAGTTGGTCACGCTGTTTGCGCTGTCGAACCTGTGGATGGCACGCAGACATTTACTGGCAACTGCAGGAGAGGTGCGCCCGTAA
- a CDS encoding substrate-binding periplasmic protein, whose protein sequence is MLIDGQLRGREHAGKRAFFLELVRELLADMAEPLPIQEVPLARGLAQLQQRDDVVLFNLGKTPERLPLAHWVGPIWEETDWFYENSQRPTGIHRLEDAKNLPVCVLNGSSHDERLTAMGFSQLKRNNAYSTCFGMLAAGRIALAASADSGLAQRLREAGVAADKVRPSAVQLGRDEGYIALSRSMPEQDIARWRAALQRVQQDGRILALQNRYAH, encoded by the coding sequence GTGCTGATCGACGGCCAGTTACGCGGACGCGAACATGCCGGCAAGCGGGCGTTCTTTCTGGAGCTGGTGCGCGAGCTGCTGGCCGATATGGCCGAGCCGCTGCCAATCCAGGAAGTGCCCTTGGCGCGTGGTCTGGCGCAACTGCAACAACGTGACGATGTGGTGCTCTTCAACCTTGGCAAAACTCCGGAGCGCCTGCCGCTGGCGCACTGGGTCGGGCCCATCTGGGAAGAGACCGACTGGTTCTACGAGAACAGCCAACGGCCCACCGGTATCCACAGGCTGGAGGATGCCAAGAACCTGCCGGTGTGCGTGCTCAACGGCAGCTCCCATGATGAACGTCTGACGGCAATGGGGTTCTCGCAGCTAAAGCGCAACAACGCTTACAGCACCTGCTTCGGCATGCTCGCAGCAGGCCGGATCGCGCTGGCTGCCTCGGCGGACTCAGGGCTGGCGCAGAGGCTGCGCGAGGCTGGAGTCGCGGCCGACAAGGTACGCCCAAGCGCCGTGCAGCTGGGCCGCGACGAAGGCTATATTGCCCTGTCACGCAGCATGCCTGAGCAGGACATCGCGCGCTGGCGCGCGGCTTTACAGCGCGTGCAGCAGGATGGCCGCATCCTGGCCCTGCAGAATCGCTACGCGCACTGA
- a CDS encoding NADH:flavin oxidoreductase — protein sequence MTDPVKALFQPFSLGNLELPTRVVMAPMTRSFSPGGVPNSKVIEYYRRRAAAGVGLIVTEGTTVGHKAANGYPNVPRFYGEDALAGWKKVVEAVHAEGGKIVPQLWHVGNVRKLGTEPDASVPGYGPSEKIKEGNVVVHGMTQDDIKDVIAAFAQAARDAKAIGMDGVEIHGAHGYLVDQFFWAGSNQRTDEYGGDLAQRSRFAIELIQAVRAAVGPEFPIIFRFSQWKQQDYSARLVETPEALEAFLKPLADAGVDIFHCSTRRFWEPEFDGSELNLAGWTRKLTGKPTITVGSVGLDGEFLQFMVNTDKVAQPASLENLLERLNKQEFDLVAVGRALLVDPDWAVKVRDGREQDILPFSRDALTSLV from the coding sequence ATGACCGATCCCGTTAAAGCACTGTTCCAACCCTTTAGCCTGGGCAACCTGGAGCTGCCGACCCGTGTGGTCATGGCCCCGATGACCCGTTCCTTCTCCCCAGGCGGCGTACCGAATAGCAAGGTCATCGAGTACTACCGTCGCCGCGCGGCTGCCGGCGTTGGTTTGATCGTCACCGAAGGCACCACGGTTGGGCACAAGGCCGCCAACGGTTACCCGAATGTGCCGCGTTTCTACGGTGAAGATGCTCTGGCCGGCTGGAAGAAAGTGGTCGAGGCCGTGCACGCAGAAGGCGGCAAGATCGTTCCGCAACTGTGGCACGTGGGCAATGTGCGCAAGCTGGGCACCGAGCCGGACGCCAGCGTCCCAGGCTACGGCCCGAGCGAAAAGATTAAAGAGGGCAATGTGGTTGTGCACGGCATGACCCAGGACGATATCAAGGACGTGATCGCCGCCTTCGCCCAAGCCGCCAGAGATGCCAAGGCCATCGGCATGGACGGTGTGGAAATTCACGGTGCCCACGGCTATCTGGTCGACCAGTTCTTCTGGGCCGGCAGCAACCAGCGCACCGACGAATACGGTGGTGACCTGGCGCAGCGTTCGCGCTTTGCCATCGAACTGATCCAGGCTGTGCGTGCCGCCGTCGGCCCTGAGTTCCCAATCATCTTCCGCTTCTCGCAGTGGAAGCAGCAGGATTACAGCGCTCGCCTGGTAGAGACTCCTGAAGCGCTTGAGGCCTTCCTTAAGCCGCTGGCCGATGCCGGCGTGGATATCTTCCACTGCTCGACCCGCCGTTTCTGGGAGCCGGAGTTCGACGGCTCCGAGTTGAACCTGGCCGGCTGGACGCGCAAGCTGACCGGCAAGCCAACCATCACCGTTGGCAGCGTCGGCCTGGACGGCGAGTTCCTGCAGTTTATGGTCAACACCGACAAGGTGGCTCAGCCGGCCAGTCTGGAAAACCTGCTGGAGCGTCTGAACAAGCAGGAGTTCGACCTGGTTGCCGTAGGCCGTGCACTGCTGGTCGACCCGGATTGGGCGGTAAAAGTACGCGATGGCCGCGAGCAGGATATTCTGCCGTTCAGCCGTGATGCGCTGACCAGCCTGGTCTAA
- a CDS encoding TRAP transporter small permease subunit: MPKAIRLFVHAVEALNRVVGRFAMYLIFAILGVLLYSSISKTFFMPAAWTLESAQFLMVAYFLLGGAYSMQLDAHVRMDLFYSRWSPRTRAIIDAITIGFLIFYLVFLLFGGISSTQYALEYSETSYSAWSPPMAPIKIIMCIGIALMLLQAIATLFKDIAAARGEPL, encoded by the coding sequence ATGCCCAAGGCCATCAGGCTGTTTGTGCACGCAGTGGAGGCGCTCAACCGCGTTGTCGGGCGCTTCGCCATGTACCTGATCTTCGCCATTCTCGGCGTGCTGCTGTACTCCTCAATCAGCAAGACCTTCTTTATGCCGGCCGCTTGGACGCTGGAGTCGGCGCAGTTTCTGATGGTCGCCTACTTCCTGCTTGGCGGCGCCTATTCCATGCAACTGGATGCCCATGTGCGCATGGACCTGTTCTACAGCCGCTGGTCGCCACGGACCCGGGCAATCATCGATGCGATCACCATCGGTTTTCTGATTTTCTACCTGGTGTTCCTGCTCTTCGGCGGTATTTCTTCAACCCAGTACGCCCTTGAGTACAGTGAAACCAGCTACTCGGCCTGGTCGCCCCCCATGGCGCCGATCAAGATCATCATGTGCATCGGCATCGCCCTGATGCTGCTGCAGGCCATTGCCACCCTGTTTAAGGACATCGCCGCCGCGCGGGGGGAACCGCTGTAA
- a CDS encoding HD domain-containing phosphohydrolase: MGTSRLVLGHSNALGAHPLCNVLAQCPLTLQAIDVPDELPDDLALVLLDERLLALQPLTDWLDCGAILMGCMDQPGVLPLPPHASAEELSALLRFAGEQYSLRHQTEQLAAALAGKHDDLSKLVDVGLALSAERDLDRLLEKILIEGRRLSNSDAASLFLVSRRPDALAQLIFKLTQNGTLSQNSFQDQRMPLSKASIAGYVALTSTELNIEDVYAIAGDAPYRFNRSFDLQMGYRTMSILAIPMRNHRHEVVGVLEFINRQRKGSEQLEPELIAFDEETAVSLRALASQAAVAIENRQLLDDISRLFDGFVQASVFAIEQRDPTTSGHSFRVAELCLTLANQLPHAPEARLREQALSVDGLRELRYAALLHDFGKVGVREHVLVKAKKLAEPVLENLRYRVALAQENLRNQTLRKMLHAYRHKGGLSDERRLQMEAELAYECERLERYLNNIIQANEPSMLSEGDFQHLQEVQGELVKAPGNCLVSLLSEGEFSALAVRKGSLTTAEREEIERHVVHTQQFLSLIPWTPDLQGVPHIAGAHHEKLDGSGYPKGLIGDAIPCASRIMTICDIYDALTAADRPYKPAMPLERALDILKSEAQSGLLDAELVQLFIASRCFQVTGAPGSHTTSPFNHHVCDYEPSCTREHPHTH; this comes from the coding sequence ATGGGCACTTCCCGCCTTGTGCTGGGCCACAGTAATGCGCTTGGCGCGCATCCCCTGTGCAACGTATTGGCTCAGTGCCCGCTGACTTTGCAGGCGATTGACGTGCCTGACGAGTTGCCGGATGACCTGGCGCTGGTGCTGCTTGACGAACGGTTACTGGCGCTGCAGCCGTTGACCGACTGGCTGGATTGCGGCGCGATTCTGATGGGCTGCATGGATCAACCTGGCGTATTGCCGTTGCCGCCGCATGCCAGTGCCGAGGAATTGTCGGCGCTGCTGCGTTTTGCCGGCGAGCAGTACAGCCTACGCCATCAGACCGAGCAACTGGCCGCCGCCCTGGCGGGCAAGCATGATGATCTGAGCAAGTTGGTGGACGTGGGTCTGGCGCTGTCGGCCGAGCGTGATCTGGACCGCTTGCTGGAAAAAATTCTTATCGAAGGGCGGCGCTTGTCCAACAGCGACGCCGCCTCGCTGTTTCTGGTCAGCCGCCGCCCGGATGCGCTGGCGCAGTTGATCTTCAAGCTGACCCAGAACGGCACGCTTAGCCAGAACAGCTTTCAGGACCAGCGCATGCCGCTGAGCAAGGCCTCGATTGCCGGCTACGTCGCGCTGACCAGCACCGAGCTGAATATCGAGGACGTGTACGCGATTGCCGGGGATGCGCCGTATCGCTTCAACCGCTCCTTTGACCTGCAGATGGGCTATCGCACCATGTCGATCCTGGCGATTCCCATGCGCAACCATCGCCATGAAGTGGTCGGCGTGCTGGAGTTTATCAACCGTCAGCGCAAGGGCAGCGAGCAGCTTGAGCCTGAGCTGATTGCCTTCGATGAAGAAACCGCCGTGTCTTTGCGTGCATTGGCCAGCCAGGCGGCAGTGGCAATCGAGAATCGCCAGTTGCTGGATGACATCAGCCGGTTGTTCGACGGCTTCGTGCAGGCCTCGGTGTTTGCCATCGAGCAGCGTGATCCGACCACCAGTGGTCATTCTTTCCGGGTTGCTGAGCTGTGTCTGACCCTGGCCAACCAGTTACCCCATGCCCCAGAAGCCCGTTTGCGCGAGCAGGCGCTAAGCGTCGATGGTTTGCGCGAGCTGCGCTACGCCGCCTTACTGCATGACTTCGGCAAGGTTGGGGTTCGCGAACATGTACTGGTAAAAGCCAAGAAGCTCGCCGAGCCTGTGCTGGAAAACCTGCGCTATCGCGTTGCCCTGGCCCAGGAAAATCTGCGCAACCAGACCCTGCGCAAGATGCTGCATGCTTACCGTCATAAAGGCGGTCTGAGTGATGAGCGGCGCCTGCAAATGGAAGCCGAGCTGGCCTATGAGTGCGAGCGGCTGGAGCGTTACCTCAACAACATCATCCAGGCCAACGAGCCGAGCATGCTCAGTGAAGGGGATTTTCAGCATCTGCAGGAAGTGCAAGGCGAGCTGGTCAAGGCGCCTGGCAATTGTCTGGTCAGCCTGCTCAGCGAGGGTGAGTTCAGCGCCCTGGCCGTGCGTAAGGGCAGCCTGACCACGGCCGAGCGCGAAGAAATCGAGCGGCACGTGGTACACACCCAGCAGTTTCTCAGCCTGATTCCCTGGACTCCGGATCTGCAGGGCGTGCCGCATATTGCCGGGGCGCACCACGAAAAACTCGATGGTAGTGGTTACCCCAAAGGCTTGATTGGCGATGCGATTCCCTGCGCTTCGCGGATCATGACCATCTGCGACATCTACGATGCCTTGACTGCGGCGGATCGCCCCTACAAACCGGCAATGCCGCTGGAGCGGGCGCTGGATATTCTCAAGAGTGAGGCGCAGAGCGGTTTGCTTGACGCCGAGCTGGTGCAGCTGTTTATCGCCAGCCGCTGCTTTCAGGTGACGGGCGCGCCGGGTTCGCACACCACCTCACCGTTTAACCACCATGTGTGCGATTACGAGCCGTCCTGCACCCGCGAACATCCCCACACCCACTGA
- a CDS encoding TetR/AcrR family transcriptional regulator: MNSSIRLDKRDLILAKGAEVMTCRGYHGAGVQEIVQAAGVPKGSFYHYFASKEDFALQALQQVYQPRLARYAEALSDPALSPRERILGYYAELVEHFARQERLEYHCFIGSLSFEMAELSPTLGTQVDAILQTSADILQACLEQAQAAGELAADEDCRNLASFIANAWQGALTRLKVANNTRALTDFIQRLQLLLQV, translated from the coding sequence ATGAACTCCAGCATTCGACTCGACAAGCGTGACCTGATCCTCGCCAAAGGCGCCGAGGTGATGACCTGTCGTGGTTATCACGGCGCCGGTGTGCAGGAAATCGTCCAGGCGGCGGGGGTGCCGAAAGGCTCCTTTTATCACTACTTCGCCAGCAAGGAAGACTTTGCCTTGCAGGCCTTGCAGCAGGTCTATCAGCCGCGCCTGGCGCGTTATGCCGAAGCCCTGAGCGACCCAGCGTTGAGCCCGCGCGAACGCATCCTCGGTTACTACGCCGAGCTGGTGGAACACTTCGCGCGCCAGGAGCGCCTGGAATACCACTGCTTTATCGGCAGCCTGAGCTTCGAGATGGCCGAGCTGTCGCCGACCCTTGGCACCCAGGTCGATGCAATTCTGCAAACCTCGGCGGACATTCTGCAGGCCTGTCTGGAACAGGCGCAGGCCGCAGGCGAGCTGGCAGCCGATGAAGATTGCCGCAACCTGGCGAGCTTTATCGCCAATGCCTGGCAAGGCGCGCTGACCCGACTCAAGGTGGCGAACAACACCCGCGCCCTGACTGACTTTATCCAACGCCTGCAGCTGTTGTTGCAGGTCTGA
- a CDS encoding TRAP transporter substrate-binding protein, whose product MSTRRSFLKTAAVATGAAGATALGSAHIYAAEPKKIVWRLQTYAGAALGEHVIKPSIDAFNKAANGEMEIQLYYADQLVPTGELFRAMQKGTIDAVQSDDDSIAAPVDISVFGGYFPFATRYSLDIPVLFNQYGLNEIWAEAYGEVKGVTWLGAGAWDPCHFATVEPITKLEQLKGKRIFTFPTAGKFLTRFGVIPVTLPWEDVEVAMQTGELDGIAWSGITEDYTVGWANVTKYFLTNNISGAWCGSYFANSDKWAEVPEHLKTLFKLCMDSSNYYRQHWYWGGEAQLRVEGGKLQLTSIPAEEWATVEAEALKFWDEIAKTSPRCARVVEIFKKYNALMAKAGAPYRG is encoded by the coding sequence ATGAGTACGAGACGCAGTTTTCTGAAAACCGCCGCGGTGGCCACCGGGGCAGCAGGGGCAACGGCATTGGGTTCGGCGCATATCTATGCCGCCGAGCCGAAGAAAATCGTCTGGCGCCTGCAGACCTATGCCGGTGCCGCCCTGGGCGAACATGTGATCAAACCCTCCATCGATGCCTTCAACAAGGCAGCCAATGGCGAGATGGAAATCCAGCTGTATTACGCCGACCAGCTGGTGCCCACCGGCGAGCTGTTCCGCGCCATGCAGAAGGGCACCATCGATGCCGTGCAGAGCGATGACGACTCCATTGCCGCGCCCGTGGATATCTCTGTGTTCGGCGGCTACTTCCCCTTTGCCACCCGTTACAGCCTGGACATTCCGGTGCTGTTCAACCAGTACGGGCTCAATGAAATCTGGGCCGAGGCCTATGGCGAAGTCAAAGGTGTGACCTGGCTCGGCGCTGGCGCCTGGGACCCGTGCCACTTCGCCACGGTGGAGCCGATCACCAAGCTTGAGCAGCTCAAGGGCAAGCGCATTTTCACCTTTCCTACGGCTGGCAAGTTCCTTACCCGTTTCGGCGTGATTCCGGTGACCCTGCCCTGGGAAGATGTCGAGGTGGCCATGCAGACCGGCGAGCTGGACGGCATCGCCTGGTCCGGTATTACCGAGGACTACACCGTTGGCTGGGCCAACGTGACCAAGTACTTCCTCACCAACAATATCTCCGGTGCGTGGTGCGGCTCCTACTTCGCCAACTCGGACAAATGGGCCGAAGTGCCCGAGCATCTGAAAACCCTGTTCAAACTGTGCATGGACAGCTCCAACTACTACCGCCAGCACTGGTACTGGGGCGGTGAAGCGCAGTTGCGGGTCGAGGGCGGCAAGCTGCAACTGACCTCCATCCCGGCCGAGGAGTGGGCCACGGTGGAGGCCGAGGCGCTGAAGTTCTGGGATGAAATCGCCAAAACCAGCCCGCGCTGCGCGCGCGTGGTGGAGATATTCAAGAAGTACAACGCACTCATGGCCAAGGCCGGCGCGCCCTATCGCGGCTAG
- a CDS encoding DUF5064 family protein, translated as MFEPGHLHRANTLASADTPLFSVDLHYEVRQDPAEGPMLHMRMHGQVNGKAFEEVFELHRDTAYNFASVATRLAHKHGLPTNSSLIMRSHAEYDLMFEDIRAKLGAHSGEPVNLDHLEKDGL; from the coding sequence ATGTTTGAACCCGGACATTTGCATCGCGCCAATACCTTGGCCTCCGCCGATACGCCGCTGTTTAGCGTCGACCTTCATTACGAAGTCCGCCAGGACCCGGCCGAAGGCCCGATGTTGCATATGCGCATGCACGGCCAGGTGAACGGCAAGGCGTTTGAAGAAGTCTTCGAACTGCACCGCGATACTGCCTACAACTTCGCCAGTGTGGCCACGCGGCTGGCACACAAGCATGGGCTACCGACCAACAGCAGCCTGATCATGCGCAGCCACGCCGAGTACGACCTGATGTTCGAAGACATTCGCGCCAAGCTTGGTGCGCACAGCGGCGAGCCGGTCAATCTCGATCATCTGGAGAAGGACGGTCTGTAA
- a CDS encoding spinster family MFS transporter yields MQQSLQAANAWRILFLLFLANLFNFFDRTIPAIIIEPIRMEWDLSDLQLGLIGTAFTIVYAIAGIPLGRMADTGARRKIMGWGLAVWSGLTAVNGLAWNFWSFLLIRMGVGIGEASYAPAANSLIGDLFPAHKRARAMGIFMLGLPIGLLLAFFTIGAMVKAFDSWRAPFFIAAVPGLILALFMFFINEPKRGAAELVQSRATPVDKPLRKVLAIRTFWWLVMAGLAFNFATYACNSFMVPMLQRYFLMPLEQAAMATGVIVGLTGLVGLTLGGWLADKIHQRWQSGRLLFAALSMLIASVATGYALLAGRIEIAVFVALFSIGWLFAYNFYTCVYTAIQDVIEPRLRATAMALFFAGLYLLGGGLGPLAVGMLSDHYSHAAMLAAGASEMNETFKAVGLHNAMYLIPVALMLTMLALLQASRCFVVDAAKMQQGMQLQPAT; encoded by the coding sequence ATGCAGCAGTCCCTACAAGCGGCGAATGCCTGGCGCATTCTGTTCCTGCTTTTTCTCGCCAACCTGTTCAACTTCTTCGACCGCACCATTCCGGCGATCATCATCGAGCCGATCCGCATGGAATGGGATCTCAGTGACCTGCAGCTGGGCTTGATCGGTACCGCCTTTACCATTGTCTATGCGATTGCCGGCATTCCACTGGGGCGCATGGCTGACACCGGCGCGCGGCGCAAGATCATGGGCTGGGGGCTGGCAGTCTGGAGCGGGCTGACGGCGGTCAACGGCCTGGCCTGGAACTTCTGGAGCTTCCTGCTGATTCGCATGGGCGTCGGCATTGGCGAGGCCAGCTATGCGCCGGCGGCCAACTCGCTGATCGGTGATCTGTTCCCGGCGCACAAGCGCGCGCGTGCCATGGGCATCTTTATGCTTGGCCTGCCGATTGGTCTGCTGCTGGCCTTTTTCACCATCGGTGCGATGGTCAAGGCGTTCGACAGCTGGCGCGCACCGTTCTTTATTGCCGCGGTGCCGGGGCTGATCCTGGCGCTGTTTATGTTCTTTATCAACGAGCCCAAGCGCGGTGCGGCCGAACTGGTGCAATCGCGCGCCACGCCAGTGGATAAACCGCTGCGCAAGGTGCTGGCGATCCGCACCTTCTGGTGGTTGGTGATGGCTGGCCTGGCTTTCAACTTCGCCACCTATGCCTGCAATTCGTTCATGGTGCCGATGCTGCAGCGCTACTTCCTGATGCCGCTGGAGCAGGCGGCTATGGCCACCGGGGTGATCGTTGGCCTGACCGGCCTGGTCGGCCTGACCCTGGGGGGGTGGCTGGCGGACAAGATCCACCAACGCTGGCAGAGCGGCCGCCTGCTGTTTGCCGCACTGAGCATGCTGATTGCTTCTGTCGCCACGGGCTACGCCCTGCTGGCCGGACGAATTGAAATCGCCGTGTTCGTGGCGCTGTTCAGCATCGGCTGGCTGTTTGCCTACAACTTCTACACCTGCGTCTATACCGCGATTCAGGATGTGATCGAGCCACGTCTGCGTGCTACCGCCATGGCGTTGTTCTTCGCTGGTCTGTACCTGCTCGGCGGCGGCCTTGGCCCATTGGCGGTGGGCATGCTGTCGGATCACTACTCCCACGCGGCAATGCTCGCCGCCGGGGCCAGTGAAATGAACGAAACCTTCAAGGCTGTCGGCCTGCATAACGCCATGTATCTGATCCCGGTGGCCTTGATGCTGACCATGCTGGCGCTGCTGCAGGCCTCGCGCTGCTTCGTTGTCGATGCCGCAAAAATGCAGCAGGGCATGCAGTTGCAGCCCGCCACCTAA
- a CDS encoding hydroxypyruvate isomerase family protein: protein MKIAANLSLLFTELPLRERIVAAAAAAAAAAAGFDGVEIQFPYELPAIALKEALEAAGMPLRLINLPAGDLMSGGAGLAAVPARQSEFAAALQQALSYAAMVRPALVNVLPGRLAEGVEPEQALACLIDNLRKTAEAFQLLGIGVVVEAINPLDMPGFMINTPEQLNELLKAVAHPNLTAQYDLYHMARQGLDIQAGITLLAGRIGHVQFADYPGRGAPGSGELQFAPLLKALRDCGYQGWVAAEYRPGEAGTLASLSWLSEW from the coding sequence ATGAAGATTGCGGCCAACCTGTCGTTGTTGTTTACCGAGTTACCGCTGCGTGAGCGGATAGTGGCTGCCGCCGCTGCCGCCGCTGCCGCCGCTGCCGGCTTTGATGGTGTGGAAATCCAGTTTCCCTACGAGCTGCCGGCCATTGCCCTGAAAGAGGCACTGGAGGCTGCGGGTATGCCGCTGCGCCTGATCAACCTGCCAGCCGGTGATCTGATGAGTGGTGGTGCTGGTTTGGCTGCGGTCCCCGCACGTCAGTCAGAGTTTGCTGCGGCGTTGCAGCAGGCCTTGAGCTACGCCGCCATGGTGCGGCCAGCGCTGGTCAATGTGCTGCCGGGTCGCCTGGCCGAGGGTGTAGAGCCTGAACAGGCGCTGGCCTGTCTGATCGACAACCTGCGCAAGACTGCCGAGGCCTTTCAGTTGTTGGGTATTGGTGTGGTGGTGGAGGCGATCAACCCGCTGGATATGCCAGGGTTTATGATCAATACCCCGGAGCAGCTGAATGAGTTGCTCAAGGCGGTGGCCCATCCCAATCTGACTGCGCAGTACGACCTCTACCATATGGCGCGGCAGGGTCTGGATATACAGGCGGGTATCACTTTGCTGGCCGGGCGTATTGGTCATGTGCAGTTTGCCGATTATCCGGGGCGCGGTGCGCCGGGCAGTGGCGAATTGCAGTTCGCGCCGTTGCTCAAGGCTTTGCGTGACTGTGGGTATCAGGGCTGGGTAGCGGCCGAATATCGACCGGGAGAGGCGGGCACCTTGGCCAGTTTGAGTTGGTTGAGTGAGTGGTGA